One genomic segment of Hordeum vulgare subsp. vulgare chromosome 2H, MorexV3_pseudomolecules_assembly, whole genome shotgun sequence includes these proteins:
- the LOC123425535 gene encoding heterogeneous nuclear ribonucleoprotein 1-like isoform X2, which produces MEADSGKLFVGGISWETDEDRLRDYFGRFGEVTEAVIMRDRNTGRARGFGFIVFAEAGVAERVTMDKHMIDGRMVEAKKAVPRDDQSIASKNNGSSIGSPGPVRTRKIFVGGLASNVTEVEFRRYFEQFGMITDVVVMYDHNTQRPRGFGFITYDSEDAVDKALHKNFHELNGKMVEVKRAVPKEQSPGPVARSPAGGQNLAISRVHNFLNGFNQGYNPNPIGGYGMRVDGRFGLLSGARNGFSSFGPSYGMGMNVETGMNANFGANSSFLNNSNGRQMGSYYNGGSNRLGSPIGYVGLNDDSGSILSSMGRNVWGNGNVNYQNSPTNMSSFVPSGSGSQVGITADGINWGGPTSAHGMGSISSLGSNIGRGTGDNFGLPSGGYGRSNPTGTIGEPFSASANAYEMNNIDTYGNNSIYGDSTWRFTSSEIDIPPFDNDLGNIDPDIKSNMPASYMGNYTVNNNQTSRGITS; this is translated from the exons ATGGAGGCCGACTCCGGGAAGCTCTTCGTGGGCGGCATCTCCTGGGAGACGGACGAGGACCGCCTCCGCGACTACTTTGGCCGCTTCGGGGAGGTCACCGAGGCTGTCATCATGCGCGACCGCAACACCGGCCGCGCCCGCGGCTTCGGCTTCATAGTCTTCGCCGAGGCAGGCGTTGCTGAGCGAGTCACCATGGACAAGCACATGATCGACGGACGCATG GTCGAAGCAAAGAAGGCTGTTCCCAGGGACGACCAGAGCATCGCAAGCAAGAACAATGGCAGCAGCATAGGCTCGCCTGGCCCAGTCCGTACCAGAAAGATCTTTGTTGGAGGGCTGGCCTCCAATGTTACTGAGGTTGAATTCAGAAGGTATTTTGAGCAATTCGGTATGATAACAGATGTGGTTGTCATGTACGACCACAACACCCAGAGGCCTAGGGGCTTTGGCTTCATCACCTATGATTCAGAAGATGCAGTGGATAAGGCGCTGCACAAGAACTTCCATGAGCTTAATGGCAAGATGGTTGAAGTCAAGAGAGCTGTCCCAAAGGAGCAGTCGCCTGGACCTGTCGCACGTTCACCTGCTGGAGGGCAGAACCTTGCTATCAGCAGGGTTCACAACTTCTTGAATGGCTTCAACCAGGGATATAATCCAAACCCGATAGGAGGTTACGGCATGAGGGTGGATGGAAGGTTTGGGCTGCTTTCAGGTGCACGAAATGGGTTTTCTTCATTTGGGCCCAGTTATGGAATGGGCATGAATGTTGAAACTGGGATGAATGCAAATTTTGGTGCAAATTCTAGCTTCCTCAATAACTCAAATGGGCGGCAAATGGGCTCATACTACAATGGTGGTTCAAACAGACTAGGTAGCCCTATTGGGTACGTTGGTCTTAATGACGATTCAGGATCCATATTGAGTTCAATGGGAAGGAATGTTTGGGGTAATGGAAATGTCAACTACCAGAACAGCCCTACAAACATGAGTTCTTTTGTACCATCTGGAAGTGGGAGTCAAGTTGGTATTACTGCCGATGGTATCAATTGGGGAGGTCCTACTTCTGCTCATGGGATGGGAAGCATTTCAAGCCTTGGGTCTAACATTGGCCGTGGGACTGGAGATAACTTTGGTTTGCCATCTGGCGGCTATGGAAGGAGCAACCCAACTGGCACCATTGGTGAACCTTTTTCTGCATCAGCCAATGCATATGAAATGAACAACATAGATACATATGGCAACAACTCTATTTATGGTGACTCAACCTGGAGGTTCACGTCATCTGAGATCGATATTCCTCCTTTTGATAATGATCTTGGAAATATCGATCCAGATATCAAATCGAACATGCCAGCAAGTTACATGGGCAACTATACTGTTAATAATAATCAGACAAGCAGAG GTATCACTTCCTAG
- the LOC123425535 gene encoding heterogeneous nuclear ribonucleoprotein 1-like isoform X1, whose translation MEADSGKLFVGGISWETDEDRLRDYFGRFGEVTEAVIMRDRNTGRARGFGFIVFAEAGVAERVTMDKHMIDGRMVEAKKAVPRDDQSIASKNNGSSIGSPGPVRTRKIFVGGLASNVTEVEFRRYFEQFGMITDVVVMYDHNTQRPRGFGFITYDSEDAVDKALHKNFHELNGKMVEVKRAVPKEQSPGPVARSPAGGQNLAISRVHNFLNGFNQGYNPNPIGGYGMRVDGRFGLLSGARNGFSSFGPSYGMGMNVETGMNANFGANSSFLNNSNGRQMGSYYNGGSNRLGSPIGYVGLNDDSGSILSSMGRNVWGNGNVNYQNSPTNMSSFVPSGSGSQVGITADGINWGGPTSAHGMGSISSLGSNIGRGTGDNFGLPSGGYGRSNPTGTIGEPFSASANAYEMNNIDTYGNNSIYGDSTWRFTSSEIDIPPFDNDLGNIDPDIKSNMPASYMGNYTVNNNQTSRGQYPLQHFAISYT comes from the exons ATGGAGGCCGACTCCGGGAAGCTCTTCGTGGGCGGCATCTCCTGGGAGACGGACGAGGACCGCCTCCGCGACTACTTTGGCCGCTTCGGGGAGGTCACCGAGGCTGTCATCATGCGCGACCGCAACACCGGCCGCGCCCGCGGCTTCGGCTTCATAGTCTTCGCCGAGGCAGGCGTTGCTGAGCGAGTCACCATGGACAAGCACATGATCGACGGACGCATG GTCGAAGCAAAGAAGGCTGTTCCCAGGGACGACCAGAGCATCGCAAGCAAGAACAATGGCAGCAGCATAGGCTCGCCTGGCCCAGTCCGTACCAGAAAGATCTTTGTTGGAGGGCTGGCCTCCAATGTTACTGAGGTTGAATTCAGAAGGTATTTTGAGCAATTCGGTATGATAACAGATGTGGTTGTCATGTACGACCACAACACCCAGAGGCCTAGGGGCTTTGGCTTCATCACCTATGATTCAGAAGATGCAGTGGATAAGGCGCTGCACAAGAACTTCCATGAGCTTAATGGCAAGATGGTTGAAGTCAAGAGAGCTGTCCCAAAGGAGCAGTCGCCTGGACCTGTCGCACGTTCACCTGCTGGAGGGCAGAACCTTGCTATCAGCAGGGTTCACAACTTCTTGAATGGCTTCAACCAGGGATATAATCCAAACCCGATAGGAGGTTACGGCATGAGGGTGGATGGAAGGTTTGGGCTGCTTTCAGGTGCACGAAATGGGTTTTCTTCATTTGGGCCCAGTTATGGAATGGGCATGAATGTTGAAACTGGGATGAATGCAAATTTTGGTGCAAATTCTAGCTTCCTCAATAACTCAAATGGGCGGCAAATGGGCTCATACTACAATGGTGGTTCAAACAGACTAGGTAGCCCTATTGGGTACGTTGGTCTTAATGACGATTCAGGATCCATATTGAGTTCAATGGGAAGGAATGTTTGGGGTAATGGAAATGTCAACTACCAGAACAGCCCTACAAACATGAGTTCTTTTGTACCATCTGGAAGTGGGAGTCAAGTTGGTATTACTGCCGATGGTATCAATTGGGGAGGTCCTACTTCTGCTCATGGGATGGGAAGCATTTCAAGCCTTGGGTCTAACATTGGCCGTGGGACTGGAGATAACTTTGGTTTGCCATCTGGCGGCTATGGAAGGAGCAACCCAACTGGCACCATTGGTGAACCTTTTTCTGCATCAGCCAATGCATATGAAATGAACAACATAGATACATATGGCAACAACTCTATTTATGGTGACTCAACCTGGAGGTTCACGTCATCTGAGATCGATATTCCTCCTTTTGATAATGATCTTGGAAATATCGATCCAGATATCAAATCGAACATGCCAGCAAGTTACATGGGCAACTATACTGTTAATAATAATCAGACAAGCAGAGGTCAGTATCCGCTTCAACATTTTGCTATCAGCTACACATGA